Genomic segment of Acinetobacter larvae:
GCCTTTCAATACCGCGCAATCGGTACGCGATTATCACGATCTTTGTATCGCTAAAATACATTCAACTTACTAAATACAACCTGCGACTCACCCCAAGATCAGGTTCTGTTTTCTTTTAGCTGGTCTTCCCTTTAAGCGCGTGTTTTCTTTAAGCTATTGTTTTATTTAAGCTCTTGTTTCCTTTAAGATTAGCCCTCTGCATGGCGCTCCTATAATAACTGCATAATGGCCTGTACTGGATCTTCACTATTGCCTGCCAATAACTGTTTATGCATGCTTTTAAACTGCATGACTTGAATTTGTGCTTTTTCAATATGCATAAGCAACTCAATTTCATGCGCTAAATTTTCTGCTGTGGCATCTTGCTGTATTAGCTCTTGAATAACTTTTTTACCACCAATAATATTAGGCAGAGCATAATATTGAATCTTCACCAGCAATTTAACAATCCAATAGGTCAACCAATTTAATTTATAAAAACTTACCATGGGACGATGTAATAGCATCGCTTCTAAAGTCGCTGTACCTGAAGCCAAGGCAATAATATCTGCGGCATTCATGACTTGACGCCCAATTTTCAACTCCGCTTGGCTATTTTCAAATACATGCACATGTTTACGCAATGCTTCAGGATACTGATCCAACAACGCTTCGATTTGTTCTAAACGTGCCTGATTAATGGCAGGCACAATAAACTGGGTTTGTGGGTATTTCTGAAATATCAAATGGGCAGCATCAAATAATACCGGTCCTAGTCGCTCGACTTCCCCACGGCGACTCCCAGGCAATAAAGCAATATGCTGTTGGTGTGCATCCAGTCCCAATTCTGTTTTTGCCTCAGCAATGGGGTTATGCAGTGGCAGCTCACTCGCCAGAGGATGCCCAACAAATGCTGCAGGCACATCAAACTGCTGATAAAAACTTTTTTCAAAGGGCAATAAACACAATACCAAATCGATGCTGGCTTTAATGCCATGAACACGCCCTTGACGCCAAGCCCATACTGATGGGCTAACATACTGCACGGTCTTGGTGGGCAAATGCTTTTGTTTTATTTCTTTAGACAAACGCAAATTAAAATCTGGGGCATCAATGCCTATAAAAATATCAATCGGATTTTTCTGCCAACGCTCAACCAGATCATCTCGAATAGCATAGAATTTTTTTAAATCTTTGAGCACTTCTACGATGCCCATCACTGCAAAGATGTCCATGTCGTAAAAGCTATTGAAGCCAGCAGCGATCATTTGTGGGCCGCCAACCCCTTCAAACTCAACCTCTATGCCTTGCGCTTGAAAGCTACGCATTAATTTTACGCCCAGCGTATCTCCCGATACCTCTCCGACTACAATTCCTATTCTTAGTTTGCGTTTGCTCAAGACAATCCCCTCATCATGCAGCATGGCAGTGTAACATAGCGCACCTGAGCACAGCCAAACATTAGCAATAATTTGTATATTATGCTTGCTGTTAACCACACATACCTGATCAATCCGCATCACGCGGCGCATAAAAATAGCAGATCTAAGGTTTTAGCATTTTTTATCATAAGTTAATCAACAATCAAGAAAACTATTGCACTCAAAAAGCCATACCATAAGCCGTTTTTTTAATTCTAAAGCGTCACTACAAATGATTGATGCAATTCAATATATTGCGGCTGGTGTGCTGGTCGGCTTTTGCGTAGGCATTACCGGTGTTGGCGGTGGTTCGCTCATGACCCCCATCTTAATTAGCTTATTTAAAATCGAACCGCATATCGCAATTGGTACGGATTTACTGTACGCCGCGATCTCGAAATTCTGTGGCTCCACGGTGCATGCCAGTAAACTTAATGTTGTCTGGCCCATTGTATTTTGGCTGGCACTGGGCAGTATTCCCGCATCTTTTTTAACCCACTGGGTACTAGAAAACTATTTAAGCCAGTCAAGTCAATATAAAACCGTATTAACCTCAGTTCTTGGTTTTATGCTCACCCTGACTGGTATATCGATTATTTTTCGTAGTCAAATAGAGCGTCTCGTAGCACGCTGGCGTAAAGATGCCAGTGCAACGACGTTGCAGCAACGTGAACAAATTTTAGCGCAACGTCGCCCCTATATTGTGATCATGGGTATTGTATTGGGAGTATCGGTCACCTTATCTTCAGTCGGTGCTGGGGCTTTTGGTGTCATGGCTTTGATTTTAATGTTTCCAAATCTGCCCATGATCCGTATTATTGGTACCGATGTAGCGCACGCAGTATTACTGACCTTGGCAGCAGGACTGGCGCATTTGTCCTCAGGAAATGTGGATTTTAAATTGCTCGGTTGGCTATTATGCGGCTCGATTCCTGCGATTATCATTGGAACTTTGGTTAGTTCACGCTTACCAGAGAAGCTGATTCGTAAGCTGCTAGGTATTACTTTATTATTGTTAGGCATTAACTTCATTTTGCGTTAAAGCGTCGAGTTAGCCAATTTCAGCCATGGCACAATCCCTTAAGATGTTGGTCGATCCATCATATTAAAGCGGTTTTTAAGGGAAATATTCACGATCTTGGTATATTTAGTACATGTTGCACTAGTTAAACCCAGATCAAATCGTGCTATATTCGAACTACTCGCAAACTTTTGTATAATCTAATACCAGTGACGGCAATGAATACACTTGAGTCTAATCCTATACATCAATCTCAAATTGATGATGTGAATGTTCAAAGCATTCAACCTTTAATTACTCCTGCACAACTTAAATTAGAACTGCCATTAAATGACGCAGCTTACCAATGTGTATTACATGGTCGTGAAACTGTCCGTAATATTCTTGATGGCACAGATAAACGTCTTTTCGTGGTCATTGGCCCCTGTTCCATCCATGATCCTGTTGCGGCACATGAATATGCTGAACGTCTAAAAGCTCTCAGTGAAAAAGTAAAAGATACTTTATTTATTATTATGCGGGTTTATTTTGAAAAACCCCGTACCACGGTTGGCTGGAAAGGTCTGATTAATGATCCAGATATGAATGACTCTTTTAATATCGAAAAAGGGCTACGTATTGGACGTAAATTATTATTAGAACTCAACCAAAAAGGTTTGGCTTGTGCCACCGAAGCACTAGATCCAAACTCACCGCAGTATTATCAAGATTTAATTTCATGGTCGGCAATTGGTGCACGTACGACCGAGAGCCAAACACACCGTGAAATGTCTTCAGGACTATCTTCGCCTGTGGGCTTTAAAAATGGTACTGATGGTGGTTTAACGGTTGCCACCAATGCCATGCAATCGGTCAAACACGGTCATAGTTTTTTAGGGCTAAATGACCAAGGTCAAGTATCGATTATTCGGACCAAAGGTAACCCTTATGCCCACGTGGTACTCCGTGGTGGGAATGGCAAACCGAACTATGATGCTGGCTCAGTGGCAGATGCAGAACAAGCGTTGAACAAAGCCAAAGTCAGCAATAAAATCATGATTGACACCAGTCATGCCAATTCCAACAAAGATCCGTATTTGCAACCTTTGGTGCTTAAAAACATCACTGAACAAATTCAAAATGGCAATAAATCTATTGTTGGGATTATGGTTGAAAGTCATCTCAAAGGTGGTCGTCAAGACATTCCAGCCGATTTAAAAGATTTAGAATATGGTAAATCTGTGACCGATGGCTGTATTGATTGGGAAACCACTGAACAAGCTTTGCTTGAAATGGATGCAGCCTTAAAAGATATTTTAGCGACACGTTAATGATTACGTTATAACGCCATCCCCGTGATGGCGTTATTCTTTTTAAGCGATGTCTCTGTGTAATACTGGTTTCTTTAAAATACCGGTTTCTTTAAAGTGCCTGCTTTTTTTAAATACGGGTTTTCTTTTACATAAACCGCTATGACAAGTCACTTTGGACTTGCTTTTATGCCACCAATTCAGGTCTACTGAATTTATATTGTTTTAACAATTTAGTTTAATTATGTGCGACGATCTCGAACAACAACTTTGCCAATGTCCAGACTTTCAATATATTCATCAGCATTTATTCAGTTCTAAGCAACTGCCAACATCGGCATGGGCATTACTCAAAGCTTATGGTATTGATAGTGTCATCGACATTGATTTTGCTACGGCATCGACGACCAGCAAAACAGCCTGTGATCGGGATTGTGTCGATGCTGGGCTCAAATATATCCATATTCCGCTTGATCTTAGCCAACCAGCAGATGAACAATGTTTATTGATCTTAGATTTGATCGATTATATTAGCCGAGAAAAAATGCTTTGGTTACAGGGTAATACTCAGATTGTATCCTGCTTACTCTACCTCTACCGTTTGCATTATTTACAGTTTGACATCGCTGAAGCCGATGCTTGTCTACAACAACACTGGCAACCCGACGCAACATGGACAGGATTGATGCATGTGATTGGTCTGCAGCTACAAGGGCGTAAAGCCACCCAAGAGCTGCAACAAACCTTAGCACAAGTGGAACAAGCGCATGATGCCTAATTATGACCCAATACAGTTGCTCTGCCTAAAAGCATAAGCGATCGTCCGCTCAGCAGCATCTTACTGTTGGCGTAATAACACTGTTGCTGTTGCCATAATGCCCTCTTGACGCCCAGTAAAACCCAGTTTTTCTGTCGTAGTGGCTTTGATACTAATCTGTGTAACATCGACATTGAGCACATTGGCAATACTTTGCCGCATACTCAAATTGTGTGCGGCCAATTTAGGGCGCTCACAGGCAACGGTAATATCAGCATTATTCAGCTGATAACCACGATCTAAAATCAATTGATAAACATGTTGTAATAACTTACGGCTGTCTGCGCCTTTAAATTGCGGATCAGTATCGGGAAAGTGCTGACCGATATCGCCCAAAGCCAATGCACCCAGTAAGGCATCACTTAAGGCGTGTAATACCACATCACCATCAGAATGCGCTTTCAAACCATGGGTATGTGCGATTTTTATGCCCGCTAAAGTAATAAAATCGCCGTCAGTAAAGGCATGTACATCGATCCCCTGACCAATACGAATGGGTAACATCATAGAATGCTCCTTTTTAAATTGATTATTGCCCTATAACCTTGTAATCATACTTTCTCTTTCGCTATAGTAAGTACGCAACATTAATGAAAGTATAAGCGATCATGCTGTTAAAAACTGATTATCCGTCTATGAAAAAGATTTTTAGCCTATTTTTTGTCGCTAGTTTAGGATTCGCAACCCATTCAACCTATGCAGCTTCATGTAAACTGGGTGATCAGATAGTACAAGATCAACCCCTTTGCATCGCAGACTTAGACTTACAGCGTAAAGCGCTCAATGAACAGTTACTCGCTGCCAGCTTGGTCAGTGATGCACCAAATCAACTTTTACGTGATAGCCAAAGCGCATGGTTGCAGCGTGTACGTCAATGTAAAAGCTTGACTTGCCGCAAGCAACAATTTGAACAGCGTGTTGATGAACTTAATTTTTATACCTCAATGAATCAAAGTATGACCCTACATTATTTTAAATTTAATCAGGGCAATCTCAGCTATCCTGCGATTCAGTTACGTATTCATCAGCTCAATAAAAACCGTATCAAAATTGAGGGGTTTTCCTATC
This window contains:
- a CDS encoding 3-deoxy-7-phosphoheptulonate synthase, with the translated sequence MNTLESNPIHQSQIDDVNVQSIQPLITPAQLKLELPLNDAAYQCVLHGRETVRNILDGTDKRLFVVIGPCSIHDPVAAHEYAERLKALSEKVKDTLFIIMRVYFEKPRTTVGWKGLINDPDMNDSFNIEKGLRIGRKLLLELNQKGLACATEALDPNSPQYYQDLISWSAIGARTTESQTHREMSSGLSSPVGFKNGTDGGLTVATNAMQSVKHGHSFLGLNDQGQVSIIRTKGNPYAHVVLRGGNGKPNYDAGSVADAEQALNKAKVSNKIMIDTSHANSNKDPYLQPLVLKNITEQIQNGNKSIVGIMVESHLKGGRQDIPADLKDLEYGKSVTDGCIDWETTEQALLEMDAALKDILATR
- a CDS encoding protein-tyrosine phosphatase family protein; amino-acid sequence: MCDDLEQQLCQCPDFQYIHQHLFSSKQLPTSAWALLKAYGIDSVIDIDFATASTTSKTACDRDCVDAGLKYIHIPLDLSQPADEQCLLILDLIDYISREKMLWLQGNTQIVSCLLYLYRLHYLQFDIAEADACLQQHWQPDATWTGLMHVIGLQLQGRKATQELQQTLAQVEQAHDA
- the lpxB gene encoding lipid-A-disaccharide synthase produces the protein MSKRKLRIGIVVGEVSGDTLGVKLMRSFQAQGIEVEFEGVGGPQMIAAGFNSFYDMDIFAVMGIVEVLKDLKKFYAIRDDLVERWQKNPIDIFIGIDAPDFNLRLSKEIKQKHLPTKTVQYVSPSVWAWRQGRVHGIKASIDLVLCLLPFEKSFYQQFDVPAAFVGHPLASELPLHNPIAEAKTELGLDAHQQHIALLPGSRRGEVERLGPVLFDAAHLIFQKYPQTQFIVPAINQARLEQIEALLDQYPEALRKHVHVFENSQAELKIGRQVMNAADIIALASGTATLEAMLLHRPMVSFYKLNWLTYWIVKLLVKIQYYALPNIIGGKKVIQELIQQDATAENLAHEIELLMHIEKAQIQVMQFKSMHKQLLAGNSEDPVQAIMQLL
- a CDS encoding A1S_1983 family putative colistin resistance protein; translated protein: MLLKTDYPSMKKIFSLFFVASLGFATHSTYAASCKLGDQIVQDQPLCIADLDLQRKALNEQLLAASLVSDAPNQLLRDSQSAWLQRVRQCKSLTCRKQQFEQRVDELNFYTSMNQSMTLHYFKFNQGNLSYPAIQLRIHQLNKNRIKIEGFSYQNPNNLPEQQVINLTAYTTPEQKQRIRDNDSGCQYQLQFDKALLQIKSEQKSCNRFVGYYRLYD
- the ispF gene encoding 2-C-methyl-D-erythritol 2,4-cyclodiphosphate synthase — encoded protein: MMLPIRIGQGIDVHAFTDGDFITLAGIKIAHTHGLKAHSDGDVVLHALSDALLGALALGDIGQHFPDTDPQFKGADSRKLLQHVYQLILDRGYQLNNADITVACERPKLAAHNLSMRQSIANVLNVDVTQISIKATTTEKLGFTGRQEGIMATATVLLRQQ